A genomic stretch from Bacteroidota bacterium includes:
- a CDS encoding ATP-binding protein — protein MNNKIEIDKLKTENKELTKQIKVINEKLKESETMKSHFLSNVMNEIINPLSSIISSSKNIFKTNDIQKSKNMANTIFSEAFDLDFQLKNIFTAAELEAGISSPQITKLNIKDLINESVSIMKNKADKKKLIFETNISTKVHNNSFYTDSNMLILILLNLLDNAIKYSNKNNTIFINVIQSKDNLNLKIEDSGRGIEKDTLQKIFDRFTKSDKNVHSLNNGHGLGLSVSKALIDILDGKIDVKSKINQGSTFSINIPDFKNIIEDYSEEENLFSEDELF, from the coding sequence ACTGACAAAACAAATAAAAGTAATTAATGAAAAATTGAAAGAATCGGAAACTATGAAAAGCCATTTTCTTTCAAATGTTATGAACGAAATTATAAATCCACTCTCATCAATAATAAGTTCATCAAAAAATATTTTTAAAACAAATGATATTCAAAAGTCAAAAAATATGGCAAACACTATATTCTCTGAAGCATTTGACTTAGATTTTCAATTAAAAAATATTTTTACAGCAGCAGAACTTGAGGCAGGAATTAGTTCTCCACAAATCACAAAATTAAATATTAAAGATTTGATAAATGAATCAGTAAGTATAATGAAAAACAAAGCTGATAAAAAGAAATTGATTTTTGAAACAAATATTAGCACCAAAGTTCACAATAATTCTTTTTACACAGATAGTAATATGCTAATACTTATTTTACTAAACTTATTAGATAATGCCATTAAATACAGCAATAAGAATAATACAATATTTATTAATGTAATACAAAGCAAGGATAATTTAAATCTTAAAATAGAGGATTCGGGAAGGGGTATTGAGAAAGATACATTACAAAAAATCTTTGACAGGTTTACAAAATCCGACAAAAATGTACATTCCCTAAATAATGGCCATGGTCTTGGTTTATCAGTATCAAAAGCATTAATAGATATTTTAGATGGCAAAATTGATGTGAAAAGCAAAATTAACCAAGGTAGCACATTTAGTATCAACATCCCTGATTTTAAAAATATAATAGAAGATTATTCTGAAGAAGAAAATCTATTTTCAGAAGACGAATTATTTTAG
- a CDS encoding chemotaxis response regulator protein-glutamate methylesterase: protein MKNKNKIKVLIVDDSATVREFLKKIINDDPDLEVIETASNPYFAAKKISKETPDVITLDIDMPRMDGITFLKKIMKQHPIPVVMISSLTENNSKLVLKAIDYGAVEVINKPTNLKEFLNESTVLICDKIKAAMAVKNQNNLLKFKSVSKKLSVDVIIAKKKIKNIQLTNKVIIIGASTGGTMAITNILRQLPQNSPPIVIVQHMPKNFTTAFAKRLNSICNIEVTEASNNEEIKKGKAIIAHGDFHLLINKINLKYYVQLKKGELVNRHRPSVDVLFRSAAQTLGKNAIGIILTGMGDDGAKSLLEMKEAGAFTIAQDEESSVVFGMPRKAIELDPTIKILPINQIASFIINFKK, encoded by the coding sequence ATGAAAAACAAAAACAAAATCAAAGTGTTGATTGTTGATGATTCTGCAACAGTAAGGGAGTTCTTAAAAAAGATAATAAATGACGATCCTGATTTAGAAGTAATTGAAACTGCCAGCAACCCATATTTTGCAGCTAAAAAAATTTCTAAAGAAACACCGGATGTAATAACCCTTGACATTGATATGCCAAGAATGGATGGCATAACATTTTTAAAAAAAATAATGAAACAACATCCAATACCTGTTGTGATGATTTCGAGCTTAACAGAAAATAATTCTAAATTGGTATTAAAAGCAATAGATTACGGTGCAGTAGAAGTTATTAACAAACCCACTAATCTAAAAGAGTTTCTTAATGAATCAACAGTACTTATATGTGACAAAATTAAAGCAGCAATGGCTGTAAAAAACCAAAACAATTTGTTAAAATTCAAATCTGTTTCTAAAAAATTATCTGTTGATGTAATTATAGCTAAAAAGAAAATCAAAAATATTCAATTAACAAATAAAGTAATTATTATAGGTGCTTCCACAGGAGGAACAATGGCTATCACAAACATTCTTCGTCAATTGCCCCAAAACTCCCCTCCCATTGTCATTGTTCAACACATGCCCAAAAATTTTACAACTGCTTTTGCCAAAAGACTTAATAGCATTTGCAACATTGAAGTTACAGAAGCATCAAACAATGAAGAAATTAAAAAAGGAAAAGCTATTATTGCTCATGGAGATTTTCATTTATTAATAAACAAAATTAATTTAAAATATTATGTACAATTAAAAAAAGGAGAACTTGTAAACCGTCATAGACCATCTGTTGACGTACTATTTCGCTCTGCAGCTCAAACTTTAGGGAAAAATGCAATTGGAATTATTTTAACAGGCATGGGTGATGATGGTGCTAAAAGTTTGTTAGAAATGAAAGAAGCAGGTGCATTTACAATTGCTCAAGATGAAGAATCATCTGTTGTTTTTGGTATGCCACGTAAAGCGATAGAATTAGATCCTACAATAAAAATATTACCCATTAATCAAATAGCTTCTTTCATCATTAATTTTAAAAAATAA
- a CDS encoding chemotaxis protein CheD, translating to MDNKNQNIFFLYPSTLFASNKTVYIKTLLGSCVAVCLYNSKLKVGGMTHYMLPLWNGNGLATPKYGNYAIEQLIKKLLSYDSYKSNLKAKVFGGASMLSHNNNIFNIGQKNIDIAKYILDNNNIPIISSSVGGTLGRRIIFNTESSEVKQYMIKKSKI from the coding sequence ATGGATAATAAAAATCAAAATATTTTTTTTTTATACCCTTCTACTCTGTTTGCAAGCAACAAAACAGTTTACATAAAAACATTGTTAGGATCATGCGTTGCTGTTTGTTTGTACAATTCAAAATTAAAAGTTGGGGGAATGACACACTATATGCTCCCACTTTGGAATGGGAATGGACTTGCTACACCAAAATATGGCAACTATGCAATTGAACAACTTATAAAAAAATTATTGAGCTACGATTCTTACAAAAGTAATTTAAAAGCTAAAGTATTTGGTGGTGCATCAATGCTCTCTCATAACAATAATATTTTCAACATTGGACAAAAGAATATTGACATTGCTAAATATATACTTGACAATAATAATATTCCAATAATAAGTTCAAGTGTAGGAGGTACTTTAGGACGAAGAATAATATTTAATACAGAAAGCTCAGAAGTAAAACAATATATGATAAAAAAAAGTAAAATATAA